The nucleotide window ACCTTTACCCATAAGTCCCAGCACCTGCAGTGTTGTGGCGTGTGGCTCACACATTCTTAGAGGCACTTTATTTTCCTTGTTATTTCTTTTATTTTAAGTGTTTTGGTGAATCCCCCTGTATGGTATACCTGCAGCAGTCACACATCCTGCTCAGGACTCGGGGCCCTTCTCCCTCGGGGTCTGCCATGGCCATCCAGGGCCTCGAGGCCCTTCTCCCTCGGGGTCTGCCACGGCCATCCAGGGACTCGAGGCCCTTCTCCCTCGGGGTCTGCCACGGCCATCCAGGGACTCGAGGCCCTTCTCCCTCGGGGTCTGCCACGGCCATCCAGGGACTCGAGGCCCTTCTCCCTCGGGGTCTGCCACGGCCATCCAGGGCCTCGAGGCCCTTCTCCCTCGGGGTCTGCCACGGCCATCCAGGGCCTCGAGGCCCTTCTCCCTCGGGGTCTGCCACGGCCATCCAGGGCCTCGAGGCCCTTCTCCCTCGGGGTCTGCCATGGCCATCCAGGGCCTCGAGGCCCTTCTCCCTCGGGGTCTGCCATGGCCATCCAGGGCCTCGAGGCCCTTCTCCCTCGGGGTCTGCCACGGCCATCCAGGGACAACTCTCCCGTGCACTACAGACATAGAGATGTGTAACCGATGTTACGTCATGCACAAGTACTGTGTCATTAATTTTTGCGTACCACTCGGATGAAAGAGATCCAGACAGTTTAGTGTGCAATTAGAGTAAGTAGTAAGAGCTCCGTTCCCCACAGAGAAGAGACGCATTCCTGCGCTGCAGGGCGCTGGTCCCTCAgcctaccccccccccgccggccTCCTCTCTAATCACCAGCAACAATAttgacacagaaacagagactGTGTTCAGCTGCGTGGTTATTTCTGTCACTGTTCCTCATAACTTTACAAGACGAACGACGCAGAGCTGGGTGATCGATCGCCTGATTCCCGTCTCCGAGCATtcgtactgacacacacacggcgGTACTTATGACTTGTGTTTTCTGGGCAGATCTTCTCGTCACCCCCGACGTGTCGCCTCGGAAACCCTGTGCCCCCTCTTCGCTTcttgtcaccatgacaaccagacCAAACAGCAACCACGGCCCGGACGCCAAGGCTCAGTCCTCGCCTCTGTTGTCCCCGACGACCTGCCAGCGCCTGGTCACCAAGGACGGACGGTGTAACCTGCGCCCCCCCGCGCCCCTTCCTGGGCCCTGGGCCGGggcctctgcctgcctgctggccCTGCAGGACCTGTGGGGCTCCCTGCTCAGCCTGCGCTGGCGATGGGTCCTCCTGGCCTTCTGTACCTCCTTCCTGGCCCACTGGCTGCTGTTTGCCTGCTTGTGGTACCTGCTGGCTCACCTGAACGGagacctggaggtggaggaccaTGACGCTCCGCCCGAGGgccatgtggtgtgtgtcaaACACATCACCTCCTTCACAGCAGCCTTCTCCTTCTCGCTGGAGACACAGTTAACCATCGGCTACGGGACCATGTTTCCCAGTGGAGACTGTCCCAGCGCCATCGTGCTGCTGGCCGTGCAGATGCTGCTGGGACTCATGCTGGAGGCTTTCATCACAGGTGGGGAACAGGAGGGTCCAGCCTCCAACCCTATAGAGATTTTCACTGTAGGAAATGGGAAAGGGTTCATTTTTAAAGAGTAATGTAATATTCAAACATTGGTAAATTGtcaaatattttatattaatttaATGTTAAATGCTTATCAGAAAGATACATATGAGTGAGTTATTGTTAATTATGACACTGAATCCAAAGCTTAAAATTATGATCTAGAATCATAGGCGAAGAAAGAAACATGTGCTTGTAGCCTGTAGACATCCTGTCATTCActtatcttcctcctctccaccctcctcctcccacccttcTCCACCATCTCCTACCTCCAGGCGCCTTTGTAGCAAAGATCGCCCGCCCCCAGAAGCGGGCAGGTGCTATTCAGTTCAGCCCTCAGGCTGTGGTGGGCCAGCACCTGGGCCAGCCTTGCCTCATGTTCCGCGCCGCCAACCTGCTGCGACGCCCCCTGGTGCAGGTGAAGGTGAGTGCCGTGCTGTACGAGGAGCGCGACGGCCAGGCCCTGCACCAGACAGCGCTAGACTTCCAGCTGGACCATCTGGGCTCGCAGCCCTGCCCCTTCTTCATCTTCCCCCTCACCTTCTACCACCTCCTGGAGCGTCCCAGTCCACTATACCCCGCCCTGCGCGAGGGCCGCGCTGGACACTTCGAGCTGGTGGTCTTCCTCTCTGCGTCCCAGGAGGGCACCGGGGACACCTGCCAGAAGAGGACGTCGTACTTGCGGCAGGAGATCCAGCTGGAGCGCTGCTTTGTGCCGGCCGCAGGGCTGGACGGCCTGGGCAGGTACAAGTTAAGCACTCAGCACTTTGACACCACCCACTCCAAAGAGCCCCTGGATAAGGAGTGTGTGGTGCAGATCAATGGGGATGGTAATGACAGGATGGAGTAGAGGGGGGGGAATAGAGATGGGGTAGAGGTAGGAAGGTTAGgatgtggagtgaggagggggggttggaggggtgaggaggtgaggttgTGGGGGGTtagtggaggtggggtggaggtggggtggggggtaatGGAGGTGGGGGAtagtggaggtggggtggaggtggggtggggggtaatGGAGGTGGGGGAtagtggaggtggggtggaggtggggtggggggtaatGGAGGTGGGGGAtagtggaggtggggtggggagtggtggaggtggggtggaggtgggggggggatggggtggggggtagtggaggtggggtggggagtgggggaggtggggtggaggtggggtggggggtagtggaggtggggtggaggtggggtggggggtagtggaggtgggggatagtggaggtggggggtagtggaggtggggtggggggtagtggaggtggggtggggggtagtggaggtgggggatagtggaggtggggggtagtggaggtggggtggggggtagtggaggtgggggatagtggaggtggggggtagtggaggtggggtggggggtagtggaggtgggggatagtggaggtggggggtagtggaggtggggtggggggtagtggaggtgggggatagtggaggtggggtggagggggtggaagtGGGGGTAGTGGAAGTGGAGGGCGGCATTATGAGCAActcaccatgacaacaacacAAACCAACATGGGGAGCCAGCTTGACTAAATCCACATCCACACAGTAGGGCATTTACCCTGGAGCATTTACCCTGGAGCATTTACCCTGGGGCCTAAGGGACCAGCCCTCCTCTGATCACCACTGGGACTCATCTCTACCTGAGATGGATTCAGAGGGTGAGGCCTCCTTCCACCAGCGCAGTGCTGCTAAGTCCTTTAGACCAGCTGCACTAGGACGTGGTGTCTCCTGTCACCCTGATTCAGACATTTGCTGCACATGCTAGATAGTCAACACTGCAGAAGGAGAACAATCACAAATACCACTTCATCTCTGTTGATTAATTGATTGATTAATTGATTGATTTATAAATGATTGATTGAATAGAACATTGCCATGATAGTGAGTTAGGTGGGgttttttgtatttaatttttTGTAAGTAATCTAAAATCAGTTTTTATATCCACAAATGATTAGTTTAAGATCACTTGACCGTTTAAATGAGTGAGACACTACCATGAGGAGAGGTCCCTGTAGTGTTGATTATAAAGCTGAGATAGAAGAATGTGATAACACATGTTTTATAGTCATCGTTTGGTATATGTATACTGAATCACTGTTGGATTCAAATGGATTCTAAAAACTGAAAGGGTAAAAACATATGAAAGTTTAAAAATGAGAGACTGAGGAAATAACTTGTTGTCGGATGTGAGATTTTAGGAAGCGAAATCTTGTTGTATCATAATATTACAATGGATTGTACAGTGTACATTATAAGTAATAAAGGATATTTTCTAAACATGTTCTAAGAGACGGACATGTTTTTTCTGCTTCAAAAGTTGTTTCTGTTATACCACACTGCCCCCTGTCGTTCAGCAGAGGAACTGATGCTGAGACAGTGGAGGGTCCTGGCTTTACCGAGTGTGGCAGCCAAGGAAATTCTTAATTTCAGTAAACCAGAGAGGGTACAACTGGGCGAAAAAAGGGCACTCCTGTGTAAAAATTGTCATAAACTATATTGTGACTTAATATTCCCCTTCTACTGATATTGTAAAGCATTTACTAGTACTCACATTGcatttcattaataaagaaacccctttgaaacaagctggtTCAAACAAAGTAGCCACTTAGGGCGTCTGGCAGTATCTTAGCTGGGATtgtgattcaaacagtaccatctgatAACTGagaatatgcccccaaaaacttaAATAAGCTTACATTTATTTTGGTAAAACTGGCTGGAAACTTTGCTGGAAATACAGGCATTTCAATTGAGCTGTTGTCTAAGAAGCAATAGTTCGTTCATACCTCAACTAGGTAGCCAAAAGGAAACTTGAAGTGCTGCTCACTATATGGGTTGTCTATAGCCATGTTTCTGAACTGGTGGGTCAAGACCCGGACGTATTCTTCGGCTCCCTCAAAAAGTCTAACTTTTATTTTGATAAGTTACTGAACTTCCGATGGTGCGCTTTAATTTTGAATAGTGCGTAGGTTCACACAGTGCCGCCCGCATTCTAGGAAATGATTGAAATATATGAAATTATTTATGAAAttatcagggctctcaagtcgcGATACCTTGTATTctgtggcggttctagacaacatttactgggggggccaaggtgGGGCCAAGGTGGGGCCAAGGTGGGGCCAAGGTGGGGCCAAGGTGGGGCCGAGGTGGGGCCAAGGTGGGGCCAAGgtggggccagtgtttaatcagaggagcacattaaaaaacggacacaaattatatttaaatattaaaCACTAAAatgttgctttacattaaaatcatagaAACTTTCATTTTGTACATAAAGAGTTTCAATTGAAACAATAAGGTAGGGCCATCAAAAATTTGACATACAGTAGGCCATTGCTGCAAAAGGTGGGCATGAACccctgaaaataaataaataataatatataaaaataataatatatatatatatatatatatatatatatatatattattcaaCCTGCTCAGGAGggccaaaggggggggggggggggggtcagcgatatttttacaggggcactggccgcTATACGCCCCAGTATAGAACCGCCACTACCCATAACCCAATTTAATCATTTCTCACGCTAAGAAGTAAGAGATAACTTGTCCTGCTttatacaattaatggacgaggcgcaggcatactgagatttacatttacacgtATTAATTTGGCAGATGATAGTTGTCTTGAGTTATACAGCGTTAAATGCCAATCAGAAAACATCCTGAGGTTAGACCAGTTGACAACCACTGATCTATAGTATCCACTCCAATCGTTGGTAGACCCGGTGCTTTGGACAACTTGCTGCTCAATCAAAGGTACTGTAAACGAGacggtacaatttctggggaatgATTGCATTGGTTGCTGTAGGTATAGGtaacaacgctagtgctaaataactacctggtcggctccatgacgccgggtaagcaggaatcgtgagactgctcaccaaaaaaaacaaagggAACCCATTTGtatgtagttgtgctggtttacatgcactaacttacatataggcctacatgagaatatgattaACGTTTGCAGTGTTTGCACtagtgctgacgttgtgacgttaggctagcactgagtgcCCTTTGGCCACACGAGGCagtttttgccacaaaaacttaacgGAATGTTCGCgcgaatacaagcaactcaatcgggaccaagacgaacattttgataccgacgttgtctatgtagtgcaaatattcaagtttttttaggggtgggaaaatagtaataaataataaatatatatgagagagagtaATGGTTGTGATCGCCGAAGGgatgagcacacccaataatacaACACCCTCCGTGACCTATGGgctttacaaaaaaaaaggaCAGCTTACAATTTCTGATTTGGAATCTCGAGCGGTCTCCTTGGGAACATTCAAGTTGT belongs to Hypomesus transpacificus isolate Combined female chromosome 15, fHypTra1, whole genome shotgun sequence and includes:
- the kcnj13 gene encoding inward rectifier potassium channel 13, with amino-acid sequence MTCVFWADLLVTPDVSPRKPCAPSSLLVTMTTRPNSNHGPDAKAQSSPLLSPTTCQRLVTKDGRCNLRPPAPLPGPWAGASACLLALQDLWGSLLSLRWRWVLLAFCTSFLAHWLLFACLWYLLAHLNGDLEVEDHDAPPEGHVVCVKHITSFTAAFSFSLETQLTIGYGTMFPSGDCPSAIVLLAVQMLLGLMLEAFITGAFVAKIARPQKRAGAIQFSPQAVVGQHLGQPCLMFRAANLLRRPLVQVKVSAVLYEERDGQALHQTALDFQLDHLGSQPCPFFIFPLTFYHLLERPSPLYPALREGRAGHFELVVFLSASQEGTGDTCQKRTSYLRQEIQLERCFVPAAGLDGLGRYKLSTQHFDTTHSKEPLDKECVVQINGDGNDRME